The DNA window AATATACAACTTTTGAGTGTTGATTGTTATGCTACCAGCATTTCCATCAGCAGAAGTTGAACTAAATAATCCACTGGCCAGAAAAAAATTACGATCTAGTGAGGGTAATGAAAATAGGTAGCCACCAATTAGTTCCACAGATTCTGAGGCTTTGACAATCAATTGTCCACCCGAACCTGAGGCTGTACTATTAACTGATACTTGCGCTCCATCCCGAACAACTAACTTCCCAGTGTTAATTATTAAGTTTCCTGCGTTGCCATCACCAAAACTAACACTCGTCAAGGGTGTGCCAAAACCAAGTAATTCTACAGACTCTGTGGCATTTACCGTCAAGTTTCCTCCTGACAGGGAGCCTAAAGTGTCATTAAAAATCGATGAACTACTGGTGACTAATAGGCGCTTGCCCTGCACCTGGATATTGCCTCCACCCTCGCCACTAGTATTTACATAAGAGGGAATATCAGAACCATTAACAGTTCGTGCTATTAACTGAATGTTCTGGAAATTTTGGACACCTTCATATCCCAAAGCCCAACCTTGGTTTGTTGCGTTCATACTGACAAAACTATTGCCAGCAACACTTCCTAGCTCAATTCTTCCCTCTTGTGCTGTTAAATTTCCACCCTCTAAAGTTACATCTCCGCCCACAAGCGCCAAGGTTTTGCTTAACGGTACTTGTAGCCCAACAGAAGTGCCAAAATTATTAGTCACTTGGGATTGATTGCGAATAGGAGCCGCAGTAGCTCCAAATTGTAAACCAATGGGAACACTAACTGTCAGCAGAGGCGTAGTTGGAGGTTCCATGGCGCTAAACTTAGTATCGTCGGCAAAGTTCATACTACTCGCCGTACTTGCTAGAAATGAACCGCCTATATTTAAAGAAGCATTGGGGCCAAAAATAATACCATTAGGATTTATTAGAAACAGGTTAGCTGTACCGTTTGCTTGGAGTGTGCCATCAATATTAGAAACAGACTTACCCGTTACCCGACTAATAATATTTTGAATATCCAGAGCATTATTAAAATAAGCCGTACTCCCAGTAGGTACAGAAAATTGCTCAAAACTGTGGAACAGGTTGCTTCCTGCTTGAGTTCCACCTTCAATAATTCTGATATTGTCGTTTGTGATGATGCGGGAATTATTTGGTAAAGTAGCATCTTGTGTGATTTGGCCAATAGCACTGTTTGCAGAAAAAGCTATTGCACTACCTATTGCTACTCCAAAAACTTGAAACCTACCCCACAGAGTACTACTCATACTGGATATTGCACCCCTCTAAATCATTAACTGTTGGTTAACAACAGTGATGCTGCACCTATATTAAGTAGACTACATGAGGTCTGTATCTAGATTGCGCTCTTTGCTAGTGAAAAAATTTAACTATGTTTATCTGACTTAGCATATCCAGCAGCCGTAAAGATAACCACGTGCTGGACAGGGATAAACCCATCTGCAAGCTGCTATCTTAAATTCTTGACCTGAATATGCTGGCGAAAATTCCTTATTTGTAGTTTCTGGAGTACCATTGCTTCTAATTAGTGCAAAGGAGTAAGTTCCAGAAAAAGCAAGTGTTCCAATAATTGCT is part of the Chlorogloeopsis sp. ULAP01 genome and encodes:
- a CDS encoding filamentous hemagglutinin N-terminal domain-containing protein, whose translation is MSSTLWGRFQVFGVAIGSAIAFSANSAIGQITQDATLPNNSRIITNDNIRIIEGGTQAGSNLFHSFEQFSVPTGSTAYFNNALDIQNIISRVTGKSVSNIDGTLQANGTANLFLINPNGIIFGPNASLNIGGSFLASTASSMNFADDTKFSAMEPPTTPLLTVSVPIGLQFGATAAPIRNQSQVTNNFGTSVGLQVPLSKTLALVGGDVTLEGGNLTAQEGRIELGSVAGNSFVSMNATNQGWALGYEGVQNFQNIQLIARTVNGSDIPSYVNTSGEGGGNIQVQGKRLLVTSSSSIFNDTLGSLSGGNLTVNATESVELLGFGTPLTSVSFGDGNAGNLIINTGKLVVRDGAQVSVNSTASGSGGQLIVKASESVELIGGYLFSLPSLDRNFFLASGLFSSTSADGNAGSITINTQKLYIQGGATVTTQADGLLLPFSNQFIPATGTGGNLTVNASKSVEITGTSPTGSPSSLFASTQGSGAAGNVTLKTEQLIVRDGGTITVSGGVPEEYIFLGDPNKLGEAGELNITARSILLDNQGKLTSETDLGNGGNIKLQVEDLLLMRRNSQISTNAGKAEATGDGGNIIINSPNGFIVATPSENSDITANAFTDAGGRVQIQSSGIFSMVQRSREDLVRLLATNEPSQLDPQRLPTNDITAISQTNPNLSGQVNINTIDTDPSRGLVELPMNLADASQLIATGCNPGGQQSRSSFITTGRGGITPSPTEPLLGDGVLADWINLEDEKSVGGVQSNDLEEQSKTGSLPKVDNISPPDPIVEAQGWVVNAKGEIALVADTSTVTPRTSLLTPASCN